The Calditrichota bacterium DNA window GCTGGAGTTGCCTTTAGACCTTACCGCAGCCACCGACCAGAGTCTCCTGGAGCAGATTCGCCGACAGGACGAGGATGCTTTCCGGGTCCTGTTGGAACGTCACGAAGACCGTCTCTTCGGGTTGCTCTACCGGATGCTCGGCCGGCGCGAAGAGGCGCGCGACTTGGCGCAGGACATATTCCTCGAACTGTGGATCTCTCCGGAACGTTACCGGCCGACGGCCGAATTCACCACCTGGCTTTATCGCGTCGCCCTTAACCGCGCCATCAGCCGCCTGCGGCGGCGTAAACTCCTCGATATCCTTTCGCTCTCCCCGTCCCGCGATTGGCCCGATCCACCCGCCTCCGAATCCGACCGTCCCGACCACCGTGCCGAAGCAAGCGATTTTCAAAGTCGTCTAACTGCCGAGTTGGCGCGACTTCCGGCCCGGCAGCGCGCCGCGCTTCACCTGCGCTATATCGATAGCCTTTCGGTTCAAGCGACAGCAGAGGCGCTCGGCGTGTCGCTAAAGTCCGCCGAATCGCTCATCTTTCGCGCCAAGGTGACGCTGCGCCGCAGGCTCGGCGAAGCCTGACCTTACTCTGCCGGAATGCACCTCGGGCAGGGCGCAATGTCCTGCTGCCGGGCGACGCTGAAGACGACCTTTTCCTTCGGTCCGCTGATGAACTTGCAGCCGGTGCGATGGTAGTAGTTGTCGTCGAAGGTGATAAAGACTGGCGAGTCGTCGCGGAGCGGGCTCGTTTCGGCGGCTTCGCCGGTAGGATCGGCGATTTCGGGCGCGATGTTCTCGCGGAAGAGGTCGAACGCCTTGATGGCAACGAAGACGACGATCGCTGCGACGACAACCCAG harbors:
- a CDS encoding sigma-70 family RNA polymerase sigma factor; protein product: MWLELPLDLTAATDQSLLEQIRRQDEDAFRVLLERHEDRLFGLLYRMLGRREEARDLAQDIFLELWISPERYRPTAEFTTWLYRVALNRAISRLRRRKLLDILSLSPSRDWPDPPASESDRPDHRAEASDFQSRLTAELARLPARQRAALHLRYIDSLSVQATAEALGVSLKSAESLIFRAKVTLRRRLGEA